The Frondihabitans peucedani genome segment TCGTCGACGGTCTCGCACTCCGGATCGATCGCCGGGCAGTCGGTGTCGGTCATGGTCGCCCCCCTCAAGGCCAGTGCTCAGGAACACTACCCCAGCGGGGGTACAGGAGCACGGCCCCGGTCGAGGCGGCAGGCGTACCGTGCACGACGACGTCCACGACCTGAGAAGGAGACACCATGTTCCAGGGATCCGAGAAACTCCGCGACGACCTGCAGAAGGTCCTCGTCGACCTCATCGAGCTGCACATCCAGGGCAAGCAGGCGCACTGGAACCTGCTGGGCACCAACTTCCGCGACCTGCACCTCCAGCTCGACGAGATCGTCGACGCCGCCCGCGGCTTCTCCGACGAGGTCGCCGAGCGCATGCGCGCCATCTACCTCGTCCCCGACGGCCGCTCCAGCACGGTCTCGAAGGGCACCAGCCTCGAGGAGTTCCCCGAGGGCCCCGTCGAGACCACCGACGTGGTCGACCTGATCGTCGACCGCATGTACGCCGTCACCGAGACCATGCGCACGGTCCACGACGACGTCGACGACGAGGACCCGACGACCGCCGACGTCCTGCACGGCATCCTCGAGCGCCTCGAGCAGCTCGCCTGGATGACCGGCGCCGAGAACCGCCACCCGCAGGCTGACCAGAAGAACAAGGCCACCCGGGACCGCGACGCCGAGGCCGAAGAGGCCGGGCTCGACCGAGTGGGCGCCATCGCCAACTGACGCTGAACCACCCCGAGCGACGGGGCCACGACCGTTTCATCCCGAGCGGCCGTGGCCCTTCGTCATGTCGATGCGGCCGCGACGGCAGGACGGTGCTCTTCTCGTGCACGTCGTAGTCTGAGCACGACTGCGACCCCGCAGCGGGAGGACGTGACCCATGGCCGACGGCAAGCGGATCGTCCTCCTGGTCGCGATCCTGGCCTCCTTCGTCGCGTTCCTCGACGGCTCGATCGTCACGGTCGCGCTCCCGGCGCTCGCCCGCGATCTCGGCGGGGGCGTCACCCTCCAGCAGTGGGTGGTCGACGCCTACCTGCTGACGCTCGGTTCGCTCATGCTGGTGGCGGGCTCGCTCTCCGACACCTTCGGCAGACTCAGGATCCTGCGCGCCGGTCTCATCGGGTTCGGCCTCACCTCGCTGCTGGCGGCCGTCGCCCCGAACGCCGAGCTCCTCATCGCGGCGCGTGCCCTGCAGGGGGTCGCGGGCGCCCTGCTGGTGCCGTCGAGCCTGGCGCTCATCACGGCGACGTTCACCGGCACCGCGATGGCGAGGGCCATCGGCACCTGGACGGCCTGGACCGGCGTCGCCTTCCTGATCGGCCCGCTCGCCGGCGGAGCGCTCGTCGACACGGTGGGCTGGCGCTGGGTGTTCGGCATCGTCGTGCTGCCGGTCGTCGTGACGCTCGTGCTGCTGATGCGGCTCCCCCGCGACTCCCACCGAGGGACGGCGGAGGACGGCGCCCACGTCGACGTCGTCGGCGCGGTCCTCGGCGCGCTGGGCCTCGCCGGCCCGGTGTTCGCGCTGATCGAGGGTCAGCGCGTCGGCTTCGGCACTCCGTTCATCGTCGCCGCGCTCGTGATCGGCCTCGCCTGCCTCGTCGCCTTCGTGCTCTGGGAGCGACGCGCGCCTCACCCGATGATGCCGCTCCGGCTGTTCGCGGTCCGCGCCTTCTCGGTCGGCAACCTCGCCACCGTCGGCATCTACGCCTCGGTCAGTCTCGGGACCCTCCTGCTGCCGCTCGTCGTGCAGGAGGTGGGGCACCTCCCGGCGACCGTGTCCGGGCTCATCACTCTGCCGACGACGATCGTGTCGATCCTGCTCAGCCGCACCGTCGGCGGCCTCGCCGGCCGCTTCGGGCCGCGTCCGTTCATGACCGCGGGGCCGCTCGTCAGCGCGGCGGGCTTCGCCTGGATGCTGACCACCCGGGAGCCGCTCGACGTCTGGTGGCAGCTGCTGCCGGGCGTGATCCTGTTCGGTCTCGGCATGACCATCACGGTCACACCGCTGACCTCGACCGTCCTGGCGCAGATCGCTCCCGCCGAGGCGGGTATCGCGTCGGCGGTCAACAACGCGATCTCGCGCGTGGCCGGCCTGGTCGCCGTCGCCTTCGTCGGGGTGATCACGGGGGCGAGCCTCGACATCGCCGGCTTCCACCGGGTGCTGATCGTCGTCGTGGTGCTGCTCGTCATCAGCGCCGGGGTGTCGCTGGTGGGGCTGCCGCGCGGGGTCCCGGCCGGGCGGGATGCCGAGGGCCAGCTCTCAGGGGACTGACGCAGAGCCCGACGGAGTGACTCCTACGGCGTGACGGGCGACGTCACGAGGGGCACGGTGGGTCGACGGGTCTCGGCTCCGTCGAGGAAGGCGTCGTCGAAGGACTCGTTCCCGAAGTCCTCGAAGATGCTCGGCTGCGCGTGTTCCATGGGACCACGGTAGGGCCTGGTGCGCCCCCGCCACGAACCCGCGTTCGGGCCGCGCCCGTTCGGGGGTGCGGGAGCCGAGTGGAAAGCAGGCGGGAAGTGGGCCGTGCGGCGGCCAGTAGGGGTGACCGCCGCACGACGTCTCGCCGGATGAGTCAGTCGGAGCCGTACTGACGGACCTGCTCTTCGAGCCAGGCGTCGCCCACGACGGACAGTCCGTAGTCTCGGGCCTCGAGGGCCTGACCGTAGGGCTGGGCATAGCCGGCCTGGCCGCCGAGCTGGTCGTTGTCCATCGGAGCACCTCCTGAACACACGATAAAAGCCCCGGTCAAACAGGCACGAGCCCGCTTTCGGGTAGCGCTCCTTCGGGGGCAGACCGAGCCGATCCCCCCATCCTGCGGGGTGCCGGGCCTCGCCCGCTCGTCTAGGGTCGTGGCATGGCCAGAGAGCGCGACCCCCGGAGGATCGCCCTCGTCGTGTGCGCCGCGATCGGTGTGGCCGGGGTGGCGGTCACGGTCGTCGTGCGGGTCGCCGTCAGCCGGATGTTCGAGTCGGGGTCGCCCGTCCGCTACTCGACCCGGCCGCCCGGTCTCGACGTCTTCGAGCGGATCAACATCCTGTCGTCGGTCGGCCTGGCCGCCCTGGTCGTGGCGATCGCCGCTCTCACGGCCGTCGTCGTCCTGGCGCTCAGGATCGCGCGCTCCCGCTGACCGGCCGCTCAGGCTCCGCTCGAGCCGGGGGCGCGCAGCCCGCAGGCCGGCAGGATCACGCCGTCGATCAGCGAGACGAGGAACGCGCGGTCGACCGTCTTCTTCAGGATCAGGGTGCGGTACGCAGCCATCGAGGACGACACCATCGACAGCGTCTCGATGTCGACGTCGGGCGAGATCTCGCCGCGCTCGATGGCCCGGGTGAAGAAGGTGCGGTTGATCCGGACGCGGGGCTCGACGATGGCGCTGTTCACGACCTCGGCGAGCTCGGGGTTCTTGGCGAGAAGGGAGGCGAGCCCTGACATGACGCGCAGCTTCTTCTCGGCGTCGTCGATCGAGTGGGGCCTGATCATGCCCACGAGGTCGCCGCGGAGGCTCCCGGTGTCGGGGATCGACTCCAGGGTCTGGTCGCCCTTCTTCATGCAGGCGACCGCGTCGATGACGAGGTCGTTCTTCGACGCCCAGCGGCGGTAGAGGGTGGCCTTGCCGGCCTTGGCGCGGGCTGCCACCATCTCGATGGTCATGCCCTCGTAGCCCTCCTCGGCGAGGACGTCGAGCGCGCAGCGCAGGATCTCGGGGTCGCGGGTGTGGTCGCGCTTGCGGCCGAGCCTCGCGGGCTCGGCGGCCTGAGCTCTGTCTGCTTCCGTCGTCGGTTCGACCTGCGTGACGGGTGCGGCCTGCTCCATCGCTGCCGACCCCCTTTCCTAGAGACGCCCCTATTCTACGACTCCCCCAATGGGAGAATCAACAGTTCCGAAACTCGTGAGAACCGTATAGAGTCCCCCACATGTCACAAACCTCATCCCTCCCTGGCGCCGCCGGCGCCGTCGCGGCCCCGCGCCGCTGGTGGACCCTCACGACCGTCGCGCTCGCGCAGCTGATGGTCGTGCTCGACTCCACGGTCGTCAACATCGCGCTCCCGAGTGCCCAGACCGACCTCGGATTCAGCAACGGCGAGCGCCAGTGGATCGTCACCGCGTACTCGCTGGCCTTCGGCAGCCTGCTCCTCCTGGGCGGCCGCCTCTCCGACCTGATCGGGCGCAAGCGCACGTTCATCATCGGCCTCATCGGCTTCGCTCTGGCGTCCGCCCTCGGCGGGGCCGCCGGCAGCTTCGGCATGCTCGTCTTCGCCCGCGCTCTGCAGGGGGCCTTCGGCGCGCTGCTCGCCCCGACCGCCCTCGCGGTCCTGACCACCACCTTCACCGTCCCGAAGGAGCGCGCTCGCGCGTTCGGCGTGTTCGGCGCGATCGCCGGCGCCGGCGGGGCCATCGGCCTCCTGCTCGGCGGCTTCCTGACCGAGAAGCTCGACTGGCGCTGGAACCTCTACATCAACGTCGTCATCGCGATCGTCGCCGTGATCGGGGCGCTCGTGTTCGTCAAGACGGTTCCTCGCGAGGGCGCTCGTCCGAGGCTCGACGTGCCCGGCACGATCCTGGTCTCCGGCGCTCTGTTCTCCCTCGTCTACGGGTTCTCGAACGCCGAGACCGACGGCTGGGGCTCCGGTCTCACCTGGGGCTTCCTGGCGGCCGCCGGCATCCTGTTGGTCGCGTTCGTCCTCTGGCAGCGCCGCGCCGCGCACCCGCTCCTCCCCCTCCACATCGTGCTCGACCGCAACCGCGGCGCCGCGTACGCCTCGGTCACGATCGCCGGTGCCGGCATGTTCGGCGTCTTCCTCTTCGTCACGTACTACCTGCAGACGTCGCTCGACTACACGCCGATCCGCACGGGTCTGTCGTTCCTGCCGATGATCGGCATGCTGGTCCTCGCCGCGCAGCTCTCGACGAACATCTTCGTGCCGCGCTTCGGTCCGAAGATCATGGTGCCGTTCGGCATGACGCTGGCAGCCCTCGGGATGTTCCTGCTCACCAACCTGGGCGTCCACAGCACCTACGCCGCGAACGTCCTCCCTGCGCTCATGGTCCTGGGCTTCGGCATGGGCTCGATCATGCCGGCGTCGATCCAGACCGCGACCCTCGGCGTCGACCGCGGTCACGCGGGCGTCGCATCGGCCATGGTCAACACGAGCCAGCAGGTCGGCGGCTCGATCGGCACGGCGCTCCTCAACACGCTCGCGGCGACCGCTGCCGCGAACTACCTGACGTCGCACGTCGCCGGTGCCACCACCACCGCCGCTCGGGCGTCGATCGCCGCCGAGGCCGCCGTGCACAGCTACGCGACGGCGTACTGGTACGGGGCCGCGTTCTTCGCCTTCGGGGCGATCCTCGCTGCGCTGCTCTTCCGCACGAAGTCCGACACGGCTGCGCGTGCTGCTGCTGCCGCGTCGCTGCACGGGGCTGGTGCTGGGGCCGGGGCTGGTTCCGGGACTGGTTCCGGGTCTGCCGAGGCGCCCGAGCCCGTCGTCGCGCACTAGGGGCCTCGCTCCCGCTCACTCCGCAGCCCCCGTCCGCGCGTTCACCGTGCGGGCGGGGGCTGCGTCTGTCTGTGCTGGTTCGGCCGGATCCTGCGCTCGGTCTGTGCTGTGTCTGCCCTGCCCCCGTGCATGCCAGCTGGCGTGTCTCCGTGCTCAGCCCCTGCGCGAACATATGGACGGAGATTCTCGAGCAATACCCCTCCGATCCGCATGAATCGTCGCAGGATCGAAGTATCTCCGTCGTTCTGCACCCCGCACGCCCCGTGGAGCCCGATCTCCGTCGTTATGGACGGAAAAACGCACGAGCGCTCAGGATCTCCGTTCATATGTTCGGAGCAGCAGCGCGAGCGAAGAATCTCCGTCGGTGTGGACGGAGAAACGCCTCAGCGCCGAGGATCTCCGTCCATATGCACGGATTCACGCACGCACGCACGCGCACACGCACCGGCACACGCACACGCACCCCCACCTACGCCCCGACGGGCTCGTAGATCTCGCTCACGACGCGGTCGGCGAGGCCGAGCCCGGTCGTCATCCCGATGCCGGTGGTGACCGAGACGACGTGCACTCCGTCGAGGGGCTCCTCCACGAGGAACTCCTCGGGCGCAGTCGCGTAGACGCCCTGCCAGCGCTCGACGACCTGGAGGGAGGCGCGATCCTGCCCGAAGAAGTCGGCGGTGGCGTCGAGGAGCACGTCGAACGACGACTCCTGCTGGAACGGCGTCACGGCCGTGTCGCGGTAGTGCGTGTCGCCGACGATCACGGATCCGTCGGGCAGCTGCGTGTACATCTGGTTGATGTCGAGCGCGGCGAACGCAGGATTCTCGTCGTGCAGACGAGCGCGCACGGCCCGCAGCGAGGGCGAGACGCCGAATCCGGAGTAGCGGAGCATCGACCAGCCGGTGAGGACGGGTCCGGCGAGTGGCGCGCGGAGCCCGGGCATCGCGACGCGGAGCATGTCGAGGCCGCAGCGGCGCACCTCGTAGGCGGCGGAGAGCTCGGGGAACAGCTGATCCACGTCGTAGTTGACGGCCACGACGATCTGGTCGGCACCGAATCGGCCGCGGGTCGTGTGCAGTCGGCCGGAGCGGATCGTGCGGACGGCCGTGCCGAACAGGAACTCGACACCGCGCGACTCCAGGTAGGCGGTGATCGCGGACACCGCCTCACGCGGGTTCACCTGGAGGTCGTCCAGGAGGTGCGCGCCGCCGAGGGCGAGCTGCGGCGCGACGCCGGTGGCTGCGACGACCGCCTCGGCATCGAGCATCTGGACGGTCGCCGGGCGCCGAGCGGCGAACTCGCCCAGCGCCTGGAGCTCGTCGGCGTGCTGGGCGACCACGAAGCCGCCCCCGTCGCGCATCCACAGCCCGGCCTCCTCGCGGAGGCGCAGCCAGAGCTCGCGCGACCGGTCGGCGTAGACCTGCGCCGCCCCGGACTGCACGGTGATGCAGGCGTGCCCGAAGTTGCGGATCGTGGAGCCGATCTGCCTGGTCGTCCGGTCCACCACGAGCACTCGCAGCCCGCGGTCGACGGCGGCGAGCGCGTGCCCGAGGCCGACGATGCCGGCTCCGACGATTGCGACGTCCACGGTGCGGTCGAGATCCTTGGCCAT includes the following:
- a CDS encoding TIGR03364 family FAD-dependent oxidoreductase yields the protein MAKDLDRTVDVAIVGAGIVGLGHALAAVDRGLRVLVVDRTTRQIGSTIRNFGHACITVQSGAAQVYADRSRELWLRLREEAGLWMRDGGGFVVAQHADELQALGEFAARRPATVQMLDAEAVVAATGVAPQLALGGAHLLDDLQVNPREAVSAITAYLESRGVEFLFGTAVRTIRSGRLHTTRGRFGADQIVVAVNYDVDQLFPELSAAYEVRRCGLDMLRVAMPGLRAPLAGPVLTGWSMLRYSGFGVSPSLRAVRARLHDENPAFAALDINQMYTQLPDGSVIVGDTHYRDTAVTPFQQESSFDVLLDATADFFGQDRASLQVVERWQGVYATAPEEFLVEEPLDGVHVVSVTTGIGMTTGLGLADRVVSEIYEPVGA
- a CDS encoding DNA starvation/stationary phase protection protein encodes the protein MFQGSEKLRDDLQKVLVDLIELHIQGKQAHWNLLGTNFRDLHLQLDEIVDAARGFSDEVAERMRAIYLVPDGRSSTVSKGTSLEEFPEGPVETTDVVDLIVDRMYAVTETMRTVHDDVDDEDPTTADVLHGILERLEQLAWMTGAENRHPQADQKNKATRDRDAEAEEAGLDRVGAIAN
- a CDS encoding MFS transporter; this encodes MSQTSSLPGAAGAVAAPRRWWTLTTVALAQLMVVLDSTVVNIALPSAQTDLGFSNGERQWIVTAYSLAFGSLLLLGGRLSDLIGRKRTFIIGLIGFALASALGGAAGSFGMLVFARALQGAFGALLAPTALAVLTTTFTVPKERARAFGVFGAIAGAGGAIGLLLGGFLTEKLDWRWNLYINVVIAIVAVIGALVFVKTVPREGARPRLDVPGTILVSGALFSLVYGFSNAETDGWGSGLTWGFLAAAGILLVAFVLWQRRAAHPLLPLHIVLDRNRGAAYASVTIAGAGMFGVFLFVTYYLQTSLDYTPIRTGLSFLPMIGMLVLAAQLSTNIFVPRFGPKIMVPFGMTLAALGMFLLTNLGVHSTYAANVLPALMVLGFGMGSIMPASIQTATLGVDRGHAGVASAMVNTSQQVGGSIGTALLNTLAATAAANYLTSHVAGATTTAARASIAAEAAVHSYATAYWYGAAFFAFGAILAALLFRTKSDTAARAAAAASLHGAGAGAGAGSGTGSGSAEAPEPVVAH
- a CDS encoding TetR/AcrR family transcriptional regulator, which encodes MEQAAPVTQVEPTTEADRAQAAEPARLGRKRDHTRDPEILRCALDVLAEEGYEGMTIEMVAARAKAGKATLYRRWASKNDLVIDAVACMKKGDQTLESIPDTGSLRGDLVGMIRPHSIDDAEKKLRVMSGLASLLAKNPELAEVVNSAIVEPRVRINRTFFTRAIERGEISPDVDIETLSMVSSSMAAYRTLILKKTVDRAFLVSLIDGVILPACGLRAPGSSGA
- a CDS encoding MFS transporter, producing the protein MADGKRIVLLVAILASFVAFLDGSIVTVALPALARDLGGGVTLQQWVVDAYLLTLGSLMLVAGSLSDTFGRLRILRAGLIGFGLTSLLAAVAPNAELLIAARALQGVAGALLVPSSLALITATFTGTAMARAIGTWTAWTGVAFLIGPLAGGALVDTVGWRWVFGIVVLPVVVTLVLLMRLPRDSHRGTAEDGAHVDVVGAVLGALGLAGPVFALIEGQRVGFGTPFIVAALVIGLACLVAFVLWERRAPHPMMPLRLFAVRAFSVGNLATVGIYASVSLGTLLLPLVVQEVGHLPATVSGLITLPTTIVSILLSRTVGGLAGRFGPRPFMTAGPLVSAAGFAWMLTTREPLDVWWQLLPGVILFGLGMTITVTPLTSTVLAQIAPAEAGIASAVNNAISRVAGLVAVAFVGVITGASLDIAGFHRVLIVVVVLLVISAGVSLVGLPRGVPAGRDAEGQLSGD